In a genomic window of Microbacterium amylolyticum:
- a CDS encoding bile acid:sodium symporter family protein has product MSAPATSTPSPSTDRAARLAVTVFPILVIVAGIIGFTLPTVVAPLGQIIPWLLGVVMFGMGLTLTLPDFTRIAKRPWMILIGVVLQYLIMPLAAWIIVLVLQLPAELAAGVILVGCAPGGTASNVVAYLSRGDTALSVTVTTCSTLLAPILTPLLTLWLAGQFLSVPFTSMMVSILQTVLLPVVAGLIVRLLLRRLVERAQPLLPWVSTTAIALIVAAVVGASSDRIVEAGLLVFLAVFLHNGFGLLLGYLSAIALRMSQRERRAIAVEVGMQNSGLAASLAATYFSPLAALPAAVFSVWHNLSGAIFAMVMGRRPITDEGGSHS; this is encoded by the coding sequence ATGAGCGCGCCCGCTACCTCCACCCCGTCGCCAAGCACTGATCGGGCCGCACGGCTCGCCGTCACGGTCTTTCCGATTCTCGTCATCGTTGCCGGGATCATCGGCTTCACGCTTCCCACCGTTGTTGCGCCACTGGGGCAGATCATCCCCTGGCTGCTCGGCGTTGTGATGTTCGGAATGGGTCTCACTCTCACGCTCCCCGACTTCACCCGCATCGCGAAGCGGCCGTGGATGATCCTGATCGGCGTGGTGTTGCAGTACCTGATCATGCCGCTGGCGGCCTGGATCATCGTGCTCGTACTCCAGCTGCCGGCAGAACTTGCCGCTGGCGTTATCCTCGTCGGTTGCGCTCCCGGCGGGACGGCGTCCAATGTCGTTGCCTACCTGTCTCGTGGCGACACCGCTTTGTCCGTCACCGTCACGACATGCTCGACCCTGCTCGCGCCCATTCTGACGCCGCTGCTGACGCTCTGGCTTGCGGGGCAGTTCCTGTCGGTTCCGTTTACGTCGATGATGGTGTCGATTCTGCAGACGGTTCTTCTGCCCGTTGTCGCCGGTCTGATCGTGCGACTCCTGCTGCGGCGATTGGTCGAGCGCGCTCAGCCGCTTCTGCCATGGGTGTCGACAACCGCGATCGCGCTCATCGTCGCCGCCGTTGTTGGCGCGAGCTCCGACCGCATCGTGGAAGCGGGGCTGCTCGTCTTCCTGGCGGTCTTCCTTCACAACGGATTCGGGCTGCTGCTCGGCTACCTCTCGGCGATAGCCTTGCGCATGTCGCAGCGCGAACGGCGCGCAATTGCCGTGGAAGTCGGCATGCAGAACTCGGGTCTGGCTGCGTCCCTCGCCGCCACGTACTTCTCACCGCTTGCCGCGCTTCCCGCCGCCGTTTTCTCCGTGTGGCACAACCTGTCCGGGGCGATCTTCGCGATGGTGATGGGCCGTCGCCCGATCACCGACGAAGGCGGCTCACATTCCTGA
- a CDS encoding alpha/beta fold hydrolase, translating to MNVMLIAGFWLDGSSWSRQVAALEAAGHTVFTPTLPGFTPGESSDVGLSDQIDAIIDLIDHQEGPVALVGHSGGAFVAWGAADARPDRIARVIFVDAVPPSNGMAINPDLPVENGTVPFPRDHGAFFDDSEFQGFSAGELAEFIAAAIPVPARVASDPIRLTNERRWEVPVTVLATSFPCDQITQLMESGHPMTAELMAIRQLEIIDLPTGHWPQLTEPEETSSALAEALEETGSIEAASFDF from the coding sequence ATGAATGTCATGCTCATCGCGGGGTTCTGGCTGGACGGGTCGTCCTGGAGCCGGCAGGTTGCCGCGCTGGAGGCGGCCGGGCACACGGTGTTTACGCCGACGCTTCCCGGTTTCACCCCCGGTGAGAGCAGCGACGTGGGGCTCAGCGATCAGATCGATGCGATTATCGACCTGATCGACCACCAGGAGGGCCCTGTTGCGCTCGTCGGACATTCCGGCGGAGCCTTCGTCGCGTGGGGCGCGGCGGATGCCCGGCCCGATCGAATCGCACGCGTTATTTTTGTCGACGCGGTTCCGCCCTCGAACGGCATGGCGATCAATCCCGACCTGCCCGTGGAAAACGGAACCGTCCCGTTCCCCCGTGACCACGGTGCTTTCTTCGATGACAGCGAGTTCCAGGGGTTCTCCGCCGGCGAGCTTGCGGAGTTCATCGCGGCCGCGATTCCCGTTCCTGCGCGCGTGGCATCTGATCCGATCCGGCTGACGAACGAGCGCCGGTGGGAGGTGCCCGTGACGGTGCTCGCGACATCGTTCCCGTGTGATCAGATCACCCAGCTGATGGAGTCGGGGCACCCGATGACCGCTGAGCTGATGGCGATCCGCCAGCTAGAGATCATCGACCTCCCCACGGGGCACTGGCCGCAGCTCACAGAGCCGGAAGAGACCTCCAGCGCGCTGGCGGAGGCGCTGGAGGAGACGGGCTCGATCGAGGCGGCGAGCTTCGACTTCTGA